The genome window CCAAGCATACCGTTGAACATGTCACGACATTGGGCCTCGCCCTCCACGGCTCAGTATCCGTAATCCAAACTCTCGATCCGCACCACCCGGCCGTTTTTCAGGATCACTTGATACTGGAACTGGTTGGGGCCGAAGTTGAAGATCCAGTCATCAATAGAAACGGTGGTCAGCCTCCGCCCGCCGCTGCTCTGCCACTCACGCGCGACTCTTCTGTCTTCGCGGTTCGTGGCGGTGGCGGGCTGGCCGCACTTGGCCAGCACTTCCCCTGCCGTGGTCCCGATGGAGACGATGCCCTTGGCGCACATCATGGTGCCTGTATCGGTGGTGCTCCCAACGGCGGGCGCTGCCGCGACGAGCAGTGCGGCGATAACGGTGCGAAGCGGTGCGTTCATGGTTCCCTCCCCGGGCGGCCCCGGCCATCCCGTGCCATGAATTCTGTGTAACCGCCCGGAGGGCATAAGTCAAACGGCAGCATGAAGAAAAATGCCCCACCGTCACGGAGGTGCGTCTTGCGTCCGGGTCTGCGGTCGGCTATAACAGGGGGCGAGAGAGGGGACGCCACACCATGCCGAGCCAGCTTGCCATTACGCCGCTTCTGAGCGGCTTCGGCCTCGGGGCCGGACTGATCATCGCCATCGGAAGCCAGAATGCCTTTGTGCTGCGCCAGGGGCTCAAGCGGGAGCACGTCTTTACGGTGTGCACGGTCTGCTTCCTCTGCGACGCGGTGCTGATCGGGCTGGGGGCGGGTGGTTTCGGCACGCTGGTGGGGTCGTCGCCGCGGCTGATGGGGCTCGCCCTGTGGGGCGGGGCGGCCTTTCTCTTTGCCTACGGGCTCCGCTCGTTCCACGCGGCCCTGCGGCCGGGAAGGCTTGAGGCGGCCGGCGACGGCGGCAGTTTGGACGGGCCGGTCAAGGTGGTCCTGACCACCCTGGCCCTGAGCCTCCTCAATCCCCACGTCTACCTGGATACGGTGCTGTTGCTGG of Geobacter anodireducens contains these proteins:
- a CDS encoding amino acid transporter is translated as MPSQLAITPLLSGFGLGAGLIIAIGSQNAFVLRQGLKREHVFTVCTVCFLCDAVLIGLGAGGFGTLVGSSPRLMGLALWGGAAFLFAYGLRSFHAALRPGRLEAAGDGGSLDGPVKVVLTTLALSLLNPHVYLDTVLLLGSLAGQFAGRSRALFALGAMGASLTWFYGIGYGARVLTPLFRKPAAWRALDLVVGCTMWGIAANLIWSDLTGG